One Streptomyces fagopyri DNA window includes the following coding sequences:
- a CDS encoding FAD-dependent oxidoreductase: MTTDHQDTDTTTLDTDVLVVGAGPAGLMLATELRLGGAEVVVVDQRPGPTTESRASTLHARTMEILDSRGLLDELGTPPCDPRGHFGGVPLDLTLPGPYPGQWKVAQTRTEELLQRRAADLGADLWRRHQLLSLTVDDGAADGAGSVKAETIGPYGPVRIRARYLVGCDGEDSTVRRLVRAPFPGQDARRELLRADVSGVSVADRRFERLRHGLAIAATRDGVTRVMVHEFGRPVAERGGREPDFTEVTDVWKRVTGEDISQGVPLWVNAFGDANRQLARYRHGRVLFAGDAAHRQMPSGGQALNLGVQDAFNLGWKLAAVVRGSAPEELLDTYDSERHTVGRQVLANIRAQVELLLGGPEVEPTRSLLTELLTVDGVRGHLAGMISGLGIRYDVGGDAAGAGYADESDGSGGERDGGTAGGHGSGAGNALGAGAGIRSDDGAVGHPLLGRRLPDAWLAPTGDGTRRRTTELLRTGRGLLLSLDGNGGGNREGALRAAAEPWSDRVTFVAGPPEAGGPLPAGQALLVRPDGHVAWAGPRPDGLPEALTRWFGFPADRG, encoded by the coding sequence ATGACGACGGACCATCAGGACACCGACACGACCACCCTGGACACCGACGTCCTCGTGGTCGGAGCGGGCCCCGCCGGTCTGATGCTCGCCACCGAGCTGCGGCTGGGCGGCGCCGAGGTGGTCGTCGTCGACCAGCGCCCCGGCCCGACCACCGAGTCGCGGGCCTCCACCCTGCACGCCCGCACCATGGAGATCCTCGACTCGCGCGGACTGCTGGACGAACTCGGCACGCCGCCGTGCGATCCGCGCGGCCACTTCGGCGGTGTACCCCTCGACCTGACGCTGCCCGGTCCGTACCCCGGGCAGTGGAAGGTGGCCCAGACCCGTACCGAGGAGCTGTTGCAGCGCCGGGCGGCCGATCTCGGCGCGGATCTGTGGCGCCGGCACCAACTGCTGTCCCTGACCGTGGACGACGGAGCGGCCGACGGGGCCGGGAGCGTGAAGGCCGAGACCATCGGTCCGTACGGTCCGGTCCGTATCCGGGCCCGCTACCTGGTCGGCTGCGACGGCGAGGACAGCACCGTGCGGCGGCTGGTCCGGGCCCCCTTCCCCGGGCAGGACGCCAGGCGCGAGCTGCTGCGGGCGGACGTCTCCGGCGTCAGCGTCGCCGACCGGCGCTTCGAGCGTCTTCGGCACGGGCTCGCCATCGCCGCCACCCGGGACGGGGTGACCCGGGTGATGGTCCACGAGTTCGGCCGGCCGGTGGCCGAACGCGGCGGCAGGGAACCGGACTTCACCGAGGTCACCGACGTGTGGAAGCGCGTCACGGGCGAGGACATCAGCCAGGGTGTCCCGTTGTGGGTCAACGCCTTCGGTGACGCCAACCGGCAGCTCGCGCGCTACCGGCACGGCCGTGTCCTGTTCGCCGGGGACGCGGCGCACCGGCAGATGCCGAGCGGCGGGCAGGCCCTCAACCTGGGCGTCCAGGACGCGTTCAACCTCGGCTGGAAGCTCGCCGCGGTGGTGCGCGGCAGCGCCCCCGAGGAACTCCTCGACACCTACGACTCCGAGCGCCACACCGTGGGCCGTCAGGTCCTCGCCAACATCCGGGCCCAGGTCGAGCTGCTGCTCGGCGGCCCGGAGGTCGAACCGACCCGTTCCCTGCTCACCGAACTGCTCACCGTGGACGGCGTGCGCGGACACCTGGCCGGAATGATCAGCGGCCTCGGCATCCGGTACGACGTCGGAGGCGACGCGGCCGGCGCGGGCTACGCCGACGAGTCGGACGGCTCGGGTGGCGAGCGTGACGGGGGAACGGCCGGAGGCCACGGGTCCGGGGCCGGCAACGCCCTGGGCGCCGGCGCCGGGATCCGCTCCGATGACGGGGCCGTCGGGCACCCGCTGCTCGGCCGGCGGCTGCCGGACGCGTGGCTGGCGCCCACGGGAGACGGCACGCGGCGCCGTACGACCGAACTCCTGCGTACCGGTCGCGGGCTGCTGCTGTCCCTGGACGGGAACGGCGGCGGCAACCGCGAGGGGGCGCTGCGCGCGGCGGCGGAGCCCTGGTCGGACCGGGTCACCTTCGTGGCCGGCCCTCCCGAGGCCGGGGGTCCGCTCCCCGCGGGGCAGGCGCTTCTCGTACGTCCCGACGGTCACGTGGCCTGGGCCGGGCCGCGCCCGGACGGCCTGCCCGAGGCCCTGACCCGCTGGTTCGGCTTCCCGGCCGACCGCGGCTGA
- a CDS encoding aromatase/cyclase, whose protein sequence is MTTREVEHEITIAAPAPAVYRLLAEVTNWPRIFPPTIHVEQVERNGSEERIRIWATANGEAKNWTSRRELDPEGLRITFRQEIPAPPVAAMGGTWIIEPLEENTSRVRLLHDYRAVGDDPHDLLWIDQAVDRNSRSELDALKKNVEFAYAAEEVTFSFEDTVLVDGSVKDVYAFINEANLWSERLPHVATVRLHEDTPGLQTLEMDTRAKDGSLHTTKSYRVTFPHQHIAYKQVTLPALMTLHTGHWTFTDTDEGVTATSQHTVTLNTDNITTVLGPDATLTDARTYVHTALSTNSRATLNHAKAHAESRR, encoded by the coding sequence ATGACGACCCGTGAGGTAGAGCACGAGATCACGATCGCCGCGCCGGCACCGGCCGTGTACCGGCTGCTGGCGGAGGTCACCAACTGGCCGCGGATCTTCCCGCCCACCATCCACGTCGAGCAGGTCGAGCGGAACGGCTCCGAGGAGCGGATACGGATCTGGGCCACCGCCAACGGCGAGGCCAAGAACTGGACCTCGCGCCGCGAACTGGACCCCGAGGGCCTGCGGATCACCTTCCGCCAGGAGATACCCGCCCCGCCGGTCGCGGCGATGGGCGGCACCTGGATCATCGAGCCGCTGGAGGAGAACACCTCCCGGGTGCGGCTGCTGCACGACTACCGCGCGGTCGGCGACGACCCGCACGACCTCCTCTGGATCGACCAGGCGGTCGACAGGAACAGCCGCTCCGAACTGGACGCGCTGAAGAAGAACGTCGAGTTCGCGTACGCGGCGGAGGAGGTGACGTTCTCCTTCGAGGACACCGTCCTGGTCGACGGGTCGGTGAAGGACGTGTACGCCTTCATCAACGAGGCGAACCTGTGGTCCGAACGCCTGCCCCACGTCGCCACCGTCCGCCTGCACGAGGACACCCCCGGCCTGCAGACCCTGGAAATGGACACCCGCGCCAAGGACGGCTCCCTCCACACCACCAAGTCCTACCGCGTGACCTTCCCCCACCAGCACATCGCCTACAAACAGGTCACCCTCCCCGCACTCATGACCCTCCACACCGGCCACTGGACCTTCACCGACACCGACGAAGGCGTCACCGCCACCTCCCAGCACACCGTCACCCTCAACACCGACAACATCACAACCGTCCTCGGACCCGACGCCACCCTCACCGACGCCCGCACCTACGTCCACACCGCCCTCTCCACCAACAGCCGCGCCACCCTCAACCACGCCAAAGCCCACGCGGAGAGCAGGCGTTGA
- the fabG gene encoding 3-oxoacyl-ACP reductase FabG, giving the protein MSTLEKRVALITGATSGIGLASARALAAAGHRVFIGARDADNVAETVKTLQDEGVEADGSVLDVRDPASAAAFVQAAVDRFGTVDVLVNNAGRSGGGVTADIGDELWTDVIDTNLNSVFRLTREVLNTGGMRHKSRGRIINIASTAGKQGVVLGAPYSASKHGVVGFTKALGNELAPTGITVNAVCPGYVETPMAQRVRAGYAAAYDTSEDAILEKFQAKIPLGRYSTPEEVAGMVAYLASDTAASVTAQAINVCGGLGNF; this is encoded by the coding sequence ATGTCAACGCTGGAGAAGCGCGTCGCTCTCATCACCGGGGCGACCAGCGGCATCGGTCTCGCGTCCGCCCGCGCGCTGGCCGCCGCCGGCCACCGGGTGTTCATCGGCGCGCGCGACGCCGACAACGTCGCCGAGACGGTCAAGACCCTCCAGGACGAGGGCGTCGAGGCGGACGGCAGTGTCCTCGACGTCCGCGACCCGGCCTCGGCCGCGGCCTTCGTACAGGCCGCCGTCGACCGCTTCGGCACCGTCGACGTCCTGGTCAACAACGCGGGCCGGTCCGGCGGCGGTGTCACGGCCGACATCGGGGACGAGCTGTGGACCGATGTCATCGACACCAACCTCAACAGCGTCTTCCGGCTGACGCGGGAGGTGCTCAACACCGGCGGCATGCGGCACAAGAGCCGCGGACGGATCATCAACATCGCCTCCACCGCGGGCAAGCAGGGCGTGGTGCTGGGCGCGCCGTACTCCGCCTCCAAGCACGGCGTGGTCGGTTTCACCAAGGCCCTCGGCAACGAACTGGCCCCCACCGGCATCACCGTGAACGCCGTCTGCCCGGGCTACGTCGAGACGCCGATGGCCCAGCGCGTGCGCGCCGGGTACGCCGCCGCCTACGACACCTCCGAGGACGCCATCCTCGAGAAGTTCCAGGCCAAGATCCCGCTCGGCCGCTACTCCACCCCCGAGGAGGTGGCCGGCATGGTCGCCTACCTCGCCTCGGACACGGCCGCCTCGGTCACCGCGCAGGCCATCAACGTCTGCGGCGGACTCGGCAACTTCTGA
- a CDS encoding acyl carrier protein, protein MSTSEFTLDDLRRILLEGAGVDEGVDLDGDILDEPFEVLGYESLALLETGSRIEREYGIVLDEDLLTDADTPRALIEAVNQQFGADEPAAA, encoded by the coding sequence GTGTCCACTTCGGAATTCACCCTGGACGACCTGCGCCGCATCCTGCTGGAGGGCGCGGGCGTCGACGAGGGCGTCGACCTCGACGGCGACATCCTCGACGAGCCGTTCGAAGTCCTCGGCTACGAGTCGCTGGCCCTGCTGGAGACCGGCAGCCGCATCGAGCGCGAGTACGGGATCGTCCTCGACGAGGACCTGCTGACCGACGCCGACACCCCGCGCGCCCTCATCGAGGCCGTGAACCAGCAGTTCGGCGCCGACGAGCCCGCCGCCGCCTGA
- a CDS encoding ketosynthase chain-length factor yields MTTTVVVTGLGIAAPNGLGTQDYWAATRTGKNGIGRVTRFDPSSYPSTLAGEVPGFVAGDLLPSRLLPQTDHMTRMALVAADWALADAGIDPAELPQYDMGVVTASSSGGFEFGQGELEKLWSQGSQYVSAYQSFAWFYAVNSGQISIRNGLKGPSGVIVSDEAGGLDAVAHGRRLIRKGTPMIVSGGVDASICPWGWVAQMAGDRLSTSDEPTRAYLPFDADASGYVPGEGGAILIMESAESACARGARIYGEIAGYGSTFDPRPGSDREPGLRKAVELALADADVAPGDVDVVFADAAGVPELDRIEAEAISAVFGVRGVPVTAPKTMTGRLYSGAAPLDVATALLAIEEGLIPPTVHVDPDEEYGLDLVLTQSRPAQVRTALVLARGYGGFNSAVVVRAVD; encoded by the coding sequence ATGACCACCACGGTGGTAGTGACCGGTCTGGGCATCGCCGCCCCCAACGGCCTGGGCACACAGGACTACTGGGCCGCCACCCGGACCGGCAAGAACGGCATCGGCCGGGTCACCCGCTTCGACCCGTCGTCCTACCCGTCGACGCTGGCGGGCGAGGTGCCGGGCTTCGTCGCCGGGGACCTGCTGCCGAGCCGGCTGCTGCCGCAGACCGACCACATGACGCGGATGGCGCTGGTCGCCGCCGACTGGGCGCTCGCCGACGCGGGGATCGATCCCGCGGAGCTTCCGCAGTACGACATGGGTGTCGTCACGGCGAGTTCCTCGGGCGGTTTCGAGTTCGGCCAGGGCGAGCTGGAGAAGCTGTGGAGCCAGGGCAGCCAGTACGTCTCCGCCTACCAGTCCTTCGCCTGGTTCTACGCCGTCAACAGCGGGCAGATCTCCATCCGCAACGGACTGAAGGGTCCCAGCGGCGTCATCGTCAGCGACGAGGCGGGCGGTCTCGACGCGGTGGCGCACGGCCGGCGGCTCATCCGCAAGGGCACCCCGATGATCGTGTCCGGAGGTGTCGACGCGTCGATCTGCCCCTGGGGCTGGGTGGCGCAGATGGCCGGCGACCGGCTGAGCACCAGCGACGAACCGACCCGCGCCTATCTGCCCTTCGACGCCGACGCGTCCGGTTACGTGCCGGGCGAGGGCGGCGCCATTCTGATCATGGAGTCGGCCGAGTCGGCGTGCGCGCGCGGCGCCCGGATCTACGGCGAGATCGCGGGCTACGGCTCGACGTTCGACCCGCGGCCGGGCAGCGACCGCGAGCCCGGTCTGCGCAAGGCGGTCGAACTCGCCCTCGCCGACGCGGACGTGGCACCCGGGGACGTCGACGTGGTCTTCGCGGACGCGGCCGGAGTGCCGGAGCTGGACCGGATCGAGGCCGAGGCGATCTCGGCGGTCTTCGGTGTCCGGGGGGTCCCGGTCACCGCGCCCAAGACGATGACGGGGCGGCTGTACTCCGGCGCCGCCCCGCTCGACGTCGCCACCGCCCTGCTCGCCATCGAGGAGGGACTGATCCCTCCGACGGTGCACGTCGACCCCGACGAGGAGTACGGCCTCGACCTGGTTCTCACCCAGTCGCGCCCCGCCCAGGTGCGTACCGCGCTGGTCCTGGCGCGCGGCTACGGCGGGTTCAACTCGGCCGTCGTCGTCCGCGCCGTCGACTGA
- a CDS encoding beta-ketoacyl-[acyl-carrier-protein] synthase family protein → MTGRRVVITGIEVLAPGGVGAKNFWNLLSEGRTATRRISFFDPSPFRSRVAAEIDFDPAEHGLSPQEIRRMDRAAQFAVVAARGAVADSGIDLDAHDPYRVGVTIGSAVGATMGLDEEYNVVSDGGRLRLVDHAYTVPHLYNYLVPSSFAAEVAWSVGAQGPSTVVSTGCTSGIDSVGHAVELLREGSADVMITGSSDAPISPITMACFDAIKATTPRDDDPERASRPFDGTRNGFVLGEGAAVFVLEELESARRRGAHIYAEIAGYATRSNAYHMTGLRPDGAEMAEAITTALDEARMNPTEIDYINAHGSGTKQNDRHETEAFKRSLGDHAYRTPVSSIKSMVGHSLGAIGSIEIAASALAMENHVVPPTANLTTPDPKCDLDYVPLVAREQLTDAVLTVGSGFGGFQSAMVLARPERSVA, encoded by the coding sequence GTGACCGGCCGACGAGTCGTCATCACCGGCATAGAGGTGCTGGCCCCCGGCGGTGTCGGGGCGAAGAACTTCTGGAACCTGCTGAGCGAGGGCCGTACGGCCACCCGCCGCATCAGCTTCTTCGACCCCAGCCCGTTCCGCTCCCGGGTCGCCGCGGAGATCGACTTCGACCCCGCGGAGCACGGACTGAGCCCGCAGGAGATCCGCCGGATGGACCGCGCCGCGCAGTTCGCGGTGGTCGCGGCCCGCGGTGCGGTCGCCGACAGCGGCATCGACCTCGACGCCCACGACCCGTACCGGGTGGGTGTCACCATCGGCAGCGCGGTCGGCGCCACCATGGGTCTCGACGAGGAGTACAACGTCGTCAGCGACGGCGGCCGGCTGCGTCTGGTGGACCACGCGTACACCGTCCCGCACCTGTACAACTACCTGGTCCCCAGCTCCTTCGCGGCCGAGGTCGCCTGGTCGGTGGGCGCGCAGGGCCCCAGCACGGTGGTCTCCACGGGCTGCACGTCCGGCATCGACTCGGTCGGCCACGCCGTGGAACTGCTCCGCGAGGGCTCGGCCGACGTCATGATCACGGGTTCGTCCGACGCCCCGATCTCGCCGATCACGATGGCGTGCTTCGACGCGATCAAGGCGACGACGCCCAGGGACGACGACCCCGAGCGGGCCTCGCGCCCCTTCGACGGGACCCGCAACGGGTTCGTGCTCGGTGAGGGCGCCGCCGTGTTCGTCCTGGAGGAGCTGGAGAGTGCCCGGCGGCGCGGCGCGCACATCTACGCCGAGATCGCCGGGTACGCGACGCGCTCGAACGCGTACCACATGACGGGTCTGCGGCCGGACGGCGCGGAGATGGCCGAGGCCATCACGACCGCGCTGGACGAGGCGAGGATGAACCCGACCGAGATCGACTACATCAACGCGCACGGCTCCGGCACCAAGCAGAACGACCGCCACGAGACCGAGGCGTTCAAGCGCAGCCTGGGCGACCACGCCTACCGGACCCCGGTCAGCTCGATCAAGTCGATGGTCGGGCACTCGCTCGGCGCGATCGGTTCCATCGAGATCGCCGCGTCCGCGCTGGCGATGGAGAACCACGTCGTGCCGCCCACGGCCAACCTGACCACCCCCGACCCCAAGTGCGACCTCGACTACGTGCCGCTGGTCGCCCGGGAGCAGCTCACCGACGCGGTGCTCACCGTCGGCAGCGGTTTCGGGGGATTCCAGAGCGCCATGGTGCTGGCGCGTCCCGAGAGGAGCGTGGCATGA